In Chengkuizengella sediminis, a single window of DNA contains:
- a CDS encoding extracellular solute-binding protein: MKHSVKLGSLVFIIFTLLLSACSSGSKTINVVTAGDTNMVELQTDIVGKEFLASNEEGYELNVVGTGSGDAGSQKIYAKLKAQKDAGKTEWDIDVAIVHQSIMKEMMEEGLLEKYVPLSANKEYVTSPDSKNSLGIDIDGYAIPLFHSQVALGYNPDKVSDVPQSFEDLVQWINDNPERFGYNGIKNGMSGVAFTTAYTYWKSGDYNQLAEGPYDPALEEKWPEVMKELKALPVTYTGGNNATLDMMNRGEIDMGPVWVDMFISWKGEGRLNPDFRLKIIEPGLPGQPMYVVVPKNAANKEAALAYADFLTSPEIQASAIVDSMGWFPGIDAASVMPNVSEEGKESLFSDISAEDLANKGLSFPLVDYFSNLKEAYERN; encoded by the coding sequence ATGAAACATTCAGTAAAGTTAGGTAGTTTGGTATTTATTATTTTTACATTATTACTAAGTGCATGTAGTTCAGGTTCTAAGACAATTAATGTTGTTACTGCGGGTGACACAAATATGGTAGAGTTACAAACTGATATTGTAGGCAAAGAATTTTTAGCATCAAATGAAGAGGGTTACGAGTTAAATGTAGTAGGTACAGGATCAGGGGATGCTGGGTCTCAGAAGATCTATGCCAAACTAAAGGCGCAAAAGGATGCTGGAAAAACGGAATGGGACATTGATGTAGCTATTGTTCATCAAAGTATTATGAAGGAAATGATGGAAGAGGGTTTATTAGAAAAGTATGTTCCGTTAAGTGCGAATAAAGAATATGTTACTTCACCCGATAGTAAAAACAGCCTAGGGATTGACATTGATGGTTATGCAATTCCTTTATTCCACAGTCAGGTAGCACTTGGATACAATCCGGATAAAGTATCAGATGTTCCACAAAGTTTTGAAGATTTAGTTCAATGGATTAATGACAACCCTGAACGTTTTGGATATAACGGGATTAAAAATGGGATGAGTGGTGTTGCTTTTACAACAGCTTATACATACTGGAAAAGTGGGGATTACAATCAATTAGCTGAAGGTCCCTATGATCCCGCTTTAGAAGAAAAGTGGCCAGAAGTTATGAAAGAATTAAAAGCATTGCCTGTGACTTATACAGGTGGAAATAATGCAACATTAGATATGATGAACCGTGGTGAAATTGATATGGGACCGGTTTGGGTAGACATGTTTATATCTTGGAAAGGGGAAGGACGTTTAAATCCAGACTTCCGCTTGAAAATCATTGAGCCAGGACTTCCAGGGCAGCCGATGTATGTCGTTGTTCCAAAAAATGCAGCAAACAAAGAAGCGGCACTTGCGTATGCGGATTTCCTAACATCACCTGAAATTCAAGCTTCTGCCATTGTAGACAGTATGGGTTGGTTCCCTGGTATTGATGCAGCTTCAGTGATGCCTAATGTTTCTGAAGAAGGTAAAGAATCTTTATTTAGTGATATTTCTGCAGAAGACTTAGCGAATAAAGGTTTATCGTTCCCTCTAGTAGACTATTTCAGCAATTTAAAAGAGGCTTACGAGAGAAATTAG
- a CDS encoding OFA family MFS transporter, whose protein sequence is MKTKNRWLIALSAVAIHLSIGSVYAYSVYKNPLAEQLGWSSTQTALAFTIAIFCLGISAAFFGKLVEKKGPRFSATIAAILFATGLIGTGIAIHFESLAGYYLSYGLISGMGLGIGYISPVSTLVKWFPDHRGLATGMAVMGFGAGALICSPIANYLIENVGLSQTFYILGISYFILMLSGASYIAKPEEGWMPAGMKEKTEKGTMRLKEDLAQLTANEAVKTKRFWMLWVMMFVNISSGIMLISVASPMAQEKVGMTAVAAASMVGLMGFFNGGGRIGWASASDYLGRTNVFTSFFSIQLIAFLLLPSVSNQILFMILIFTILTIYGGGFASLPAFIGDMFGTKQLGAIHGYLLTSWSMAGVFGPMLVAYIRDTTNSYNATFYVFAVFLTIALITSIYIRKDIQKVRNARQPSLQQNKKLQQRIAH, encoded by the coding sequence ATGAAAACAAAAAATCGTTGGCTTATTGCGTTATCCGCAGTTGCTATTCACCTCTCTATTGGTTCGGTGTATGCTTACAGCGTTTATAAAAACCCTCTAGCGGAGCAACTCGGATGGAGTAGTACACAAACCGCTCTCGCATTTACAATTGCTATCTTTTGTTTAGGAATTTCCGCTGCTTTTTTTGGTAAATTAGTTGAGAAAAAAGGCCCTCGTTTTTCGGCTACAATTGCAGCAATTTTATTTGCAACAGGTTTAATTGGAACAGGGATCGCCATTCATTTTGAATCATTAGCGGGTTACTATTTATCTTATGGGTTGATCAGTGGTATGGGACTAGGTATTGGTTATATTTCGCCTGTTTCTACTTTAGTCAAATGGTTTCCAGATCATCGCGGGTTAGCAACTGGGATGGCCGTGATGGGTTTTGGTGCAGGTGCATTAATCTGTAGTCCTATTGCCAATTATCTTATAGAAAATGTAGGTCTTTCACAGACGTTTTACATCTTAGGTATCTCATATTTTATCCTCATGTTGTCAGGAGCATCTTATATCGCTAAACCTGAAGAAGGCTGGATGCCTGCAGGAATGAAGGAAAAAACAGAGAAAGGAACGATGCGACTAAAAGAAGATTTAGCACAGCTTACAGCAAATGAAGCCGTTAAAACAAAAAGATTTTGGATGTTATGGGTCATGATGTTTGTGAATATTTCATCTGGTATCATGCTGATCTCTGTCGCTTCACCCATGGCTCAAGAAAAAGTAGGAATGACAGCCGTTGCCGCAGCAAGTATGGTAGGTTTGATGGGATTTTTTAATGGTGGGGGTCGCATCGGCTGGGCTTCTGCATCTGATTATTTAGGTAGAACAAATGTATTTACTTCATTTTTCTCTATCCAGCTTATTGCATTCTTATTATTGCCATCTGTTTCTAACCAGATCCTGTTTATGATTCTCATCTTTACGATCCTGACTATTTATGGTGGAGGGTTTGCTTCCTTACCAGCATTTATTGGGGATATGTTTGGAACAAAACAGCTAGGAGCCATTCATGGTTATTTGTTAACCTCTTGGTCAATGGCAGGTGTTTTCGGACCAATGCTTGTGGCTTATATAAGAGATACTACGAACAGTTATAACGCCACTTTTTATGTGTTTGCCGTATTTTTAACCATAGCACTGATCACTTCCATTTACATTCGTAAGGATATACAAAAAGTAAGAAATGCCCGACAACCTTCTTTGCAGCAAAACAAGAAATTACAACAAAGAATTGCACATTAA
- a CDS encoding HAD family hydrolase gives MRNYFENILLVTDMDGTLLNSKNKVSVNNKRALEHFVNEGGLFTVATGRMEKSVIPFLDDLPINVPGVLYNGGALYDFQNQKILWNQGLPEDFTLLLEKIIQAFPGIGVEIYMNQKVYFITHNEYTDSHCLKEKFEKSTHSLEQLQGSWQKVMLVWEPSLLDQVESFLKQNVKGVDWVRSEPQFLEVLAKNVNKGNGLRKLKQHLNSPNVYSVGFGDNLNDMTLLTTSDIGIAVDNAHDQLKRIASYCGRHHDEDALADIIHHKDLLFDLLVMRKNEVKDVNE, from the coding sequence ATGAGAAATTATTTTGAAAATATATTGTTAGTTACAGATATGGATGGAACACTGTTAAACTCTAAAAACAAAGTAAGTGTGAATAATAAACGGGCATTAGAACACTTCGTAAATGAAGGTGGATTATTTACTGTTGCAACAGGTAGGATGGAGAAATCCGTGATCCCTTTCCTAGATGATTTACCGATTAATGTACCAGGTGTTTTATATAACGGTGGAGCATTATACGATTTCCAAAATCAAAAAATATTATGGAATCAAGGTTTGCCTGAAGATTTTACATTATTGTTGGAAAAAATAATTCAAGCTTTTCCTGGTATCGGTGTAGAAATTTATATGAATCAAAAAGTGTACTTCATCACACATAACGAGTACACAGACAGTCACTGTTTAAAAGAAAAATTTGAAAAAAGTACGCATTCACTTGAACAATTGCAAGGCTCTTGGCAAAAAGTAATGTTGGTTTGGGAACCTTCATTATTAGATCAAGTAGAGTCTTTTTTGAAGCAAAATGTTAAGGGAGTAGATTGGGTACGTTCGGAACCTCAGTTTCTCGAAGTATTAGCTAAAAATGTAAACAAAGGGAATGGGTTAAGAAAATTAAAACAACATTTGAATTCGCCAAATGTATATTCCGTTGGGTTTGGAGATAATTTGAATGATATGACATTGTTAACAACTTCGGATATAGGTATAGCAGTGGATAATGCGCATGACCAACTAAAGAGGATTGCTTCTTATTGTGGGAGACACCATGATGAAGATGCACTTGCCGATATCATTCATCATAAGGATCTATTATTTGATTTACTAGTGATGAGGAAAAATGAAGTAAAAGACGTAAATGAATGA
- a CDS encoding ABC transporter permease has translation MKTPIVKFTMKTILYVIAMFIIFGPLSSLILWSFAEKWYWPHMFPQEYGFFYWKKVLDADILNSLFLSFGIGIIVTILTLVLTVPMSYVLARYKIPARAIILMIFLLPQAFPQIPVFTNTMVLMYKWDLVGTIPGVILIHLVGALVFSVWTLVSVFKSIPVSYEEAAFNMGASKLRVFFTITLPIAIPGIVAASLLVFLYSLDEFTGSLLIGSPFVVTMPIYMYNSAMGYEMQIASITALLLMIPGIIMLFLLDRYLKSEYLAAFGR, from the coding sequence ATGAAGACACCAATCGTGAAATTTACGATGAAAACGATTCTGTATGTCATTGCCATGTTTATTATATTTGGCCCATTATCGAGTTTGATTTTATGGTCTTTTGCAGAGAAGTGGTATTGGCCTCATATGTTCCCACAGGAGTATGGATTTTTTTATTGGAAAAAAGTTTTAGATGCAGATATTTTAAATTCTTTATTTTTAAGTTTTGGCATTGGCATTATTGTGACCATACTTACTCTAGTACTAACGGTACCGATGTCTTATGTTTTAGCGAGATATAAAATTCCGGCAAGGGCGATTATTCTTATGATCTTTTTGCTACCGCAAGCATTTCCTCAGATTCCTGTTTTTACGAATACAATGGTTTTAATGTATAAATGGGATTTGGTAGGTACGATACCTGGTGTGATCTTGATTCATCTTGTTGGTGCGCTTGTATTTTCCGTTTGGACACTTGTTTCGGTTTTTAAATCCATTCCAGTTTCATATGAAGAGGCTGCCTTTAATATGGGAGCATCTAAGTTAAGAGTGTTTTTTACGATTACTTTGCCGATTGCAATACCCGGTATTGTGGCGGCATCCCTTTTAGTCTTTTTATATTCACTAGATGAGTTTACTGGAAGTTTATTAATTGGATCTCCCTTTGTTGTGACTATGCCTATTTATATGTACAACTCTGCGATGGGATACGAAATGCAAATCGCTTCAATCACGGCACTCCTTCTAATGATTCCGGGAATCATCATGTTGTTTTTGCTCGATCGCTACTTAAAGTCTGAATATTTGGCTGCATTTGGGAGGTAA
- a CDS encoding ABC transporter ATP-binding protein, with protein MNITIKNINKSYQGKKAISDVNITLSQNSFTAIVGPSGCGKTTLLRCLAGFLDPDEGNILFGDQDVTKLSSQKRGTGMVFQNYALWPHMSVFDNIAYGLKLNKTPKKEREKKVYKILEKVEIDATDVKKRHPQQYSGGQQQRIALARALVLEPKLLLMDEPLSNLDAKVRQRLRIEIRRLQKDLGITAVYVTHDQEEAFTMADQVVLMNKGNVVQAGSPEELYAKPASYFSAHFLGNSNTLEIKYKNGSYYLGDQKLDFENKKETPGSNGYHLVIRSEEAFLSFDGEQYSDCVTLKGELVESLFTGSSYRNLVELEGQSLFIDTEEKLSKKGNCNIVLPKDKCFMFPSSE; from the coding sequence ATGAATATTACAATTAAAAATATCAACAAAAGTTATCAGGGGAAAAAAGCCATATCTGATGTGAACATTACACTTTCACAAAATAGCTTTACTGCTATCGTTGGACCCAGTGGATGTGGAAAAACGACATTGCTGAGATGTTTGGCTGGTTTTTTAGATCCAGATGAAGGAAATATTTTATTTGGCGATCAGGATGTGACGAAACTATCCTCACAAAAACGAGGAACAGGTATGGTATTTCAAAATTATGCGTTATGGCCACATATGTCGGTATTTGATAATATCGCATACGGTTTAAAACTGAATAAAACACCAAAAAAAGAGAGAGAAAAAAAGGTGTATAAGATTCTTGAAAAGGTAGAAATCGACGCTACGGATGTGAAAAAACGCCATCCACAACAATACTCTGGTGGACAACAGCAGCGGATTGCTTTAGCAAGGGCTCTTGTGTTAGAGCCTAAATTGTTATTAATGGATGAACCTTTATCTAACCTGGATGCAAAGGTAAGACAGCGTTTAAGAATTGAAATTCGTAGATTGCAAAAAGATTTAGGAATTACCGCTGTATATGTTACTCATGATCAGGAAGAAGCATTTACGATGGCTGATCAAGTAGTATTAATGAATAAAGGCAATGTAGTACAAGCAGGTTCTCCAGAAGAATTGTATGCTAAACCCGCGAGTTATTTTTCAGCACATTTTTTGGGTAATTCCAATACGTTAGAAATCAAATACAAAAATGGCTCTTATTACTTAGGAGATCAAAAACTTGACTTTGAAAATAAAAAAGAAACCCCAGGTTCCAATGGATATCATTTAGTCATTAGGAGTGAGGAAGCGTTCCTAAGTTTTGATGGAGAACAGTATTCAGATTGTGTGACTTTAAAAGGGGAGTTAGTAGAAAGTTTATTTACAGGCTCTTCTTATCGAAATTTAGTAGAGTTAGAAGGTCAAAGTTTATTTATTGATACGGAAGAGAAGCTTTCTAAAAAAGGGAACTGTAACATCGTACTACCTAAGGATAAATGTTTTATGTTTCCGAGTTCTGAATAA
- a CDS encoding GntR family transcriptional regulator — MKPKYIIIKEEIEKMIESGVYQPGDQFGSEYEMATQFEVSRETFRSAVKLLEQEGKLLVKHGVGTFVMNPLPEVPNNLEKLTSITAMMKQAGLKDAERHESISTETCPEEYAISLNLSPDEHVYIHERTRMVNGEPVVISINILPKKYFGDIFEERGLSEPLFHVLEAASGIKIVRSNTEINVPTSTDPYYQKLLVKPETTVLLLKQQHFDDSNRPMMFSVDYYRNDIFKFWVQRMR, encoded by the coding sequence ATGAAACCAAAATATATCATCATTAAAGAAGAGATCGAAAAAATGATTGAGTCCGGTGTTTACCAACCTGGAGATCAATTTGGCTCAGAGTATGAAATGGCTACTCAATTTGAAGTTAGTCGTGAGACGTTCCGTTCTGCTGTAAAATTGTTGGAGCAAGAAGGTAAATTACTAGTGAAACATGGTGTAGGTACCTTTGTGATGAATCCATTACCGGAAGTGCCCAATAATCTCGAAAAATTAACTAGTATTACCGCGATGATGAAACAGGCAGGACTAAAGGATGCAGAACGTCACGAATCTATAAGCACGGAAACCTGTCCTGAGGAATATGCTATTTCGCTGAATTTATCACCTGATGAACATGTTTACATTCATGAACGAACGAGAATGGTGAATGGTGAACCTGTGGTGATTTCTATTAACATATTACCTAAAAAATATTTTGGTGATATTTTTGAAGAAAGAGGTCTTTCTGAACCTCTATTTCATGTTTTAGAAGCGGCTTCAGGGATAAAGATTGTCCGCTCAAATACAGAAATTAACGTTCCAACCTCCACAGATCCATATTATCAAAAGTTATTAGTAAAACCTGAAACAACAGTGCTGCTCTTAAAACAACAGCATTTTGATGATTCCAATCGACCGATGATGTTCTCTGTAGATTATTATCGAAATGATATTTTTAAGTTTTGGGTGCAAAGAATGAGATAA
- a CDS encoding ABC transporter permease has protein sequence MTTDTRSKVVGILICLPAILVVSLLFIYPFFLSFIESFKVEGQWKVDNYIKVFELYSGDFVYTLIVAFSSLFILLLVGVILGGYLRLRHNKFIEFLFKIPLFIPFVVVGHAMRVFLAPNGTLNSFLASLGLISLDSAPSIAFSSLGVVIALSWKNLSLALLLMMGAFRSIDYSYVEAARNVGASYIRIIFTILLPMAKGAVAVSAILIFTSILGNFSIPIMLGNSNGAQMIMVDIYYQIIYQNDYGVANAIGVLSYLISMGAAIYYLRVVTK, from the coding sequence ATGACAACAGATACTAGAAGCAAGGTTGTAGGCATTCTTATTTGCTTGCCTGCGATCCTTGTTGTTTCTCTTTTATTTATTTATCCGTTTTTCCTATCTTTTATTGAGAGCTTTAAAGTAGAGGGTCAGTGGAAAGTTGATAATTACATCAAAGTATTTGAATTATATAGCGGTGACTTTGTTTATACCTTGATTGTTGCTTTTTCGAGTTTATTTATTCTTCTACTTGTTGGTGTGATCTTAGGGGGATATCTAAGACTACGACATAATAAATTCATTGAATTTTTATTTAAAATTCCTTTGTTTATTCCTTTTGTTGTCGTGGGTCATGCGATGAGGGTTTTTTTAGCACCAAACGGGACATTAAATTCCTTTTTGGCATCGTTGGGACTCATAAGCTTAGATAGTGCACCCTCTATCGCTTTTTCATCATTAGGTGTGGTCATTGCACTTTCATGGAAAAATTTATCCCTAGCGCTCCTATTAATGATGGGTGCTTTCAGGAGTATCGACTATAGTTATGTGGAAGCCGCTCGTAATGTTGGGGCAAGTTATATCCGTATCATTTTTACGATCTTACTGCCGATGGCTAAGGGAGCCGTAGCCGTATCTGCCATACTCATATTCACTTCTATACTAGGGAATTTCTCCATTCCTATTATGTTAGGGAATAGTAATGGTGCACAGATGATCATGGTAGATATTTATTATCAGATTATTTATCAGAATGATTACGGTGTTGCCAATGCGATTGGTGTTTTATCCTATCTCATTTCGATGGGTGCAGCGATTTATTATTTAAGGGTGGTGACAAAATGA